In Yoonia sp. SS1-5, a single window of DNA contains:
- a CDS encoding SMC-Scp complex subunit ScpB, with protein MAKDQTDEGLDRELEELPQELRWCEWMRRIEAVLFASASPVPREDLARVVGQGASVDLLIDDLVADLEGRSFEVAKVAGGWMLRTRPAYAAAIQTAADVGDQDLDLREYDVAVLAAIAYHQPITRDGLKDIFGKEISRDLIGRLHARGLIGTGPRSPRRGAPYTYVTTEKFLVAFELESLQDLPDREQLTDAGLAAE; from the coding sequence ATGGCCAAGGATCAGACAGACGAGGGGCTTGATCGGGAGCTTGAAGAGCTTCCCCAAGAGTTGCGCTGGTGCGAATGGATGCGCCGGATCGAAGCCGTGCTGTTTGCCTCAGCGTCACCCGTGCCGCGCGAGGACCTGGCGCGCGTAGTGGGGCAGGGGGCCTCGGTCGATCTGCTGATCGACGATCTCGTGGCTGATCTCGAGGGGCGGTCCTTCGAAGTCGCTAAAGTGGCCGGCGGATGGATGCTGCGGACGCGGCCGGCCTATGCGGCGGCGATCCAGACCGCGGCGGATGTCGGCGATCAGGATCTCGACCTACGCGAATACGACGTTGCCGTGTTGGCCGCCATCGCCTACCACCAGCCGATCACCCGGGACGGGCTCAAGGACATCTTCGGCAAGGAGATCAGCCGCGACCTTATCGGGCGGCTACATGCCCGCGGATTGATCGGGACCGGACCACGGTCGCCGCGGCGCGGAGCACCCTACACCTATGTGACGACGGAGAAGTTTCTCGTGGCGTTCGAGCTGGAGTCGCTCCAAGACCTGCCGGACCGTGAACAGCTGACGGATGCGGGACTGGCTGCAGAATGA
- a CDS encoding recombinase family protein: protein MTRTGDILGYARVSTADQDLSGQKDRLLQHGAIRVFEDVISGKTFNRPGLTELLDQARPNDTLAVIRLDRLGRSLKELLETVDDLKAREINLISLEERIDTTSAAGELVFHVFGAIAHFERRLISERTKDGLINARKHGRNPGRPPLQPETISALQDLVSAGQSVAQAAKHLGIGRSTAYKVIRNATP from the coding sequence ATGACACGCACTGGCGACATCCTCGGATACGCAAGAGTCTCCACCGCCGACCAAGACCTGTCCGGCCAAAAAGACCGGTTGCTACAACACGGCGCTATTCGCGTGTTCGAGGACGTGATCTCCGGCAAGACGTTCAACCGACCTGGGCTAACAGAACTGCTTGATCAGGCGCGCCCCAACGACACCCTCGCCGTTATCCGCCTTGATCGTTTGGGACGCTCGCTCAAGGAGCTGCTGGAAACCGTCGATGACCTGAAGGCCAGAGAGATCAACCTGATCAGCCTTGAAGAGCGGATCGACACGACATCTGCCGCTGGCGAACTCGTATTCCACGTGTTCGGGGCCATCGCGCATTTCGAGCGCCGCCTGATCTCAGAGCGCACCAAAGATGGCCTGATCAACGCCCGAAAGCATGGTCGCAACCCTGGGCGCCCACCATTGCAACCCGAGACAATCTCAGCCCTCCAGGATCTCGTCAGCGCAGGACAATCCGTCGCCCAGGCCGCAAAACACCTCGGCATAGGCAGATCAACAGCTTACAAGGTGATCAGAAACGCTACACCATAA
- a CDS encoding Tn3 family transposase translates to MARRLLSSRAHADLFEVPTDPDALIRHYLLSGDDIDLIRTRRRAENLLGVAVHICLLRYPGFGWSDGIMPPAELITWLAEQLQVEACTLDEYAIRRNTRHEHHAVAMRHLGLAPFGPEHVQQAEDVATRAAFATDHGVKIVETLVGELRKQHLVLPSVDTLERLALKGRARARREAAAALFDALSPEQRVQLQALLVNDPSVGQTRLTWLRGYPYSTSPASMTALLDRLNYLRSLNLPPNLGHGLHPDRLLKFAREGAVAPVSLLNDFGERRRIATLAAQMADLSITITDATIAMFERLTGQLFSRSRNRQEEVWRMGKTRVGKLMQLFGASIDAMARAQDLGQDPFAALDADVGWETLLGKRDEIAGFGELATSDPLALAAERYAYMRKFAPAFLEAFEFKATDAGDDLKDAIALLREQNRTGKRKLPDDPPMPFAAKHWSSLIVQDGQPQRRVYETAVVSTLRERLRAGDIWVDGSREYRRFDSYLKPRDKAETIMRNAGFETDPEAWLSDRRVTIEKRFDQVERVLKRKALSGVRIERGRLKITPHDAVTPPAAVRLERAIDAVMPRIRITELLWEVNAQTGFLDAFTDLRSGKQHDEPAAVLATILAGATNLGLERMAHASSRVSHAQLTWAQTWYLRPETFADALGRIVDAHHGLPFAQHWGAAEHSSSDGQFFAANRGSGLINAKYGPDPGLKLYSFLSGQYGSFHSSVIGATAGEAPFVLDGLLTNPASFDPLVHYTDTGGVSDHVFALFHLLGMTFAPRLRDFPDRRLACFGSAKAWPTLSSLIGRPINEEVIRQHWGDIMRLAASIRDKSLKPSEILRKLGAYRQQNRLYLALGEIGRIERTLFMLDWIESADLRMECHAGLNKGEARHSLARAVFAHAQGRIHDRSDAAQQKRAMALNLVIAAITFWNTIYMGKAANHLAQNSPLYDAKLLAHTSPLGWEHVILSGDFDWHSGAADRKIARPLNIRPARDWGT, encoded by the coding sequence ATGGCCCGCCGACTACTTTCTTCCCGCGCGCATGCAGACCTCTTCGAGGTGCCGACAGATCCTGATGCTTTGATCCGCCATTATCTGCTGAGCGGGGACGACATTGACCTGATCCGCACTCGACGTCGCGCCGAAAACCTCCTTGGTGTCGCGGTGCATATTTGTCTGCTGCGCTACCCGGGCTTCGGGTGGAGCGACGGCATCATGCCGCCAGCGGAACTGATCACTTGGCTTGCTGAACAACTTCAGGTGGAGGCTTGTACTCTCGACGAATATGCCATCAGGCGGAATACGCGGCACGAACATCATGCCGTCGCGATGCGCCACTTGGGGCTTGCCCCTTTCGGACCTGAACATGTCCAGCAAGCGGAGGATGTCGCCACGAGGGCGGCCTTCGCGACGGATCACGGCGTGAAGATTGTTGAGACGCTGGTCGGGGAGCTGCGCAAGCAGCATCTGGTGTTGCCGAGCGTGGATACGCTCGAGCGCCTTGCGCTGAAAGGGCGGGCCCGCGCCCGGCGCGAGGCTGCCGCCGCGCTGTTTGATGCTCTCTCACCGGAGCAACGTGTCCAGTTGCAGGCGCTTTTGGTCAATGATCCATCGGTTGGGCAAACGCGTCTCACGTGGTTGCGGGGCTATCCGTATTCGACCAGTCCGGCCAGCATGACCGCGCTTCTGGATCGCTTGAACTATCTGCGATCGCTGAATTTACCGCCAAACCTTGGGCACGGCCTCCACCCCGACCGGCTGCTCAAGTTCGCGCGCGAGGGCGCTGTGGCCCCTGTGAGCTTGCTGAACGATTTTGGCGAACGACGGCGGATTGCAACGCTCGCGGCGCAGATGGCGGATTTATCCATCACGATCACCGACGCGACCATCGCCATGTTCGAGCGACTGACAGGCCAGCTCTTCTCACGTTCCCGCAATCGCCAAGAGGAGGTCTGGCGCATGGGAAAAACCCGGGTTGGCAAGCTGATGCAGCTCTTTGGCGCGTCCATTGATGCCATGGCCCGCGCACAAGATCTGGGGCAAGATCCCTTTGCTGCGTTGGATGCTGATGTCGGATGGGAAACTCTCTTGGGCAAGCGTGACGAAATCGCTGGTTTCGGAGAGCTGGCAACGAGTGACCCGCTCGCTCTGGCGGCTGAGCGCTACGCCTATATGCGCAAGTTTGCCCCTGCATTCCTTGAGGCTTTCGAGTTCAAGGCCACCGATGCGGGGGATGACCTCAAGGACGCAATCGCCTTGCTGCGCGAACAGAACCGCACAGGTAAACGCAAGTTGCCCGATGATCCGCCCATGCCCTTCGCGGCCAAACATTGGTCGTCGCTGATCGTCCAGGATGGTCAGCCACAACGGCGTGTGTACGAGACCGCCGTTGTGTCCACCTTGCGCGAGCGCCTGCGCGCCGGGGATATCTGGGTCGACGGAAGCCGTGAGTATCGCCGGTTCGACAGCTACCTGAAGCCCCGGGACAAGGCTGAAACCATTATGCGGAATGCGGGCTTCGAGACAGATCCGGAAGCATGGTTGTCTGATCGGCGAGTGACGATTGAGAAACGTTTTGACCAAGTAGAGCGCGTCCTGAAGCGCAAGGCGCTCTCTGGTGTCCGAATTGAGCGCGGGCGATTGAAGATTACGCCGCATGACGCGGTCACACCGCCCGCCGCCGTGCGACTGGAACGGGCGATTGATGCCGTGATGCCCCGCATCCGCATCACGGAGTTGCTCTGGGAGGTAAACGCGCAGACCGGGTTCCTTGATGCCTTCACTGACCTGCGGTCTGGCAAGCAGCACGATGAACCTGCCGCCGTTCTGGCCACGATCCTGGCCGGGGCCACCAATCTCGGCCTGGAGCGGATGGCCCATGCCTCATCGCGTGTCAGCCACGCGCAGCTGACTTGGGCGCAGACATGGTATCTTCGGCCGGAGACATTCGCGGATGCCTTGGGGCGTATCGTCGACGCCCATCATGGTTTGCCCTTCGCGCAGCACTGGGGTGCGGCGGAGCACAGCTCATCGGACGGCCAGTTCTTTGCTGCCAATCGCGGCAGCGGGCTCATCAACGCGAAATACGGGCCTGATCCCGGCCTGAAACTCTATTCCTTCCTGTCGGGCCAGTACGGATCCTTCCATTCCAGCGTCATCGGGGCAACGGCAGGCGAAGCCCCTTTCGTGCTTGATGGCCTCCTGACCAACCCGGCCAGCTTCGACCCACTTGTACATTACACAGATACCGGCGGCGTGTCGGACCACGTCTTCGCCCTGTTCCATCTCTTGGGGATGACCTTTGCCCCGCGCCTGCGCGACTTTCCTGACCGGCGGCTGGCATGCTTCGGGAGCGCGAAGGCGTGGCCCACTCTGTCCTCCCTCATTGGGAGGCCAATCAACGAAGAGGTGATCCGGCAGCATTGGGGCGATATCATGCGGCTCGCGGCCAGCATCCGCGACAAGTCTCTCAAACCGTCTGAAATCCTGCGCAAGCTTGGGGCGTACCGCCAGCAAAACCGGCTATATCTCGCCCTGGGTGAAATCGGCCGGATCGAGCGCACACTCTTCATGCTCGACTGGATCGAGAGCGCCGACCTACGCATGGAATGCCACGCTGGCCTGAACAAAGGAGAAGCGCGCCACTCATTGGCCAGGGCCGTCTTTGCCCACGCCCAAGGGCGCATTCATGACCGCTCTGACGCGGCCCAACAAAAACGGGCCATGGCGCTCAACCTCGTCATCGCCGCCATCACATTTTGGAACACGATTTACATGGGCAAGGCCGCCAACCACCTCGCGCAGAACAGCCCCCTCTATGACGCCAAGCTGCTTGCGCATACCTCGCCGCTCGGATGGGAGCACGTCATCCTATCAGGCGACTTCGATTGGCATTCCGGGGCCGCCGACCGCAAAATTGCGCGGCCACTGAACATCAGGCCAGCCAGAGACTGGGGAACCTGA
- a CDS encoding nucleotidyl transferase AbiEii/AbiGii toxin family protein → MDAFANDTPANRDEAFRQAAAELGFAWAIVEKDFWVCWSLQHLFALPSFGDHLIFKGGTSLSKAYDVIQRFSEDVDLSLDRAQLGFEGDSDPESPDLSGGKRKSLLQDLQEAAEATVAGPLLDEINTAFAARLDQPFSLQIDDGDPQTILFAYPSLDDKDQGYVKPVVRFEFGARGAQLPAEQRTLSTYIQQAFPDLPGLNPVDVRTLGIERTFWEKATILHMLFHQDRSKPLADRMSRHYYDMAQLTQHNAKARALANLDLLSEVGHHKSVFFKAAWARYEDAKPGSLRLAPGKDLEAALRRDYAGMHEMIMGDAPSFDDVMSAIAALEAEINSA, encoded by the coding sequence ATGGATGCCTTTGCAAACGACACACCAGCAAACCGCGACGAAGCTTTTCGGCAAGCGGCAGCAGAACTCGGGTTTGCCTGGGCGATTGTCGAAAAGGACTTCTGGGTCTGCTGGTCGCTCCAGCACCTGTTTGCCCTGCCCTCCTTTGGCGATCACCTGATCTTTAAAGGAGGTACATCGCTCTCGAAAGCCTATGACGTCATCCAGCGGTTCTCTGAGGACGTCGATCTGTCGCTTGATCGCGCCCAACTCGGGTTCGAGGGAGACAGTGACCCTGAGAGCCCCGACCTCTCGGGCGGCAAACGCAAATCGCTGCTACAGGATCTTCAGGAGGCCGCCGAGGCCACAGTGGCAGGCCCCCTGCTCGATGAAATCAACACCGCCTTCGCAGCGCGCCTGGATCAGCCGTTCTCGCTCCAGATCGACGACGGCGACCCTCAGACCATCTTATTTGCCTACCCGTCTCTCGATGACAAAGACCAAGGTTACGTCAAGCCCGTTGTGCGTTTTGAGTTCGGCGCGCGTGGCGCACAGCTTCCGGCCGAACAACGAACCCTCTCAACCTATATCCAACAAGCCTTTCCCGATCTGCCCGGCCTTAACCCTGTTGATGTGCGCACCCTCGGTATCGAACGGACCTTCTGGGAGAAGGCGACGATCCTACACATGTTGTTCCATCAGGACAGAAGCAAACCGCTCGCTGACCGCATGTCCCGGCACTACTATGACATGGCGCAACTGACCCAGCACAACGCCAAGGCGCGGGCTTTGGCCAATCTCGACCTCTTGAGCGAGGTTGGCCATCATAAGTCGGTGTTCTTCAAAGCGGCCTGGGCGAGATACGAAGACGCAAAACCGGGATCGCTTCGCCTAGCCCCAGGCAAAGACCTCGAGGCCGCACTCCGTCGGGACTATGCCGGAATGCATGAGATGATCATGGGTGACGCGCCAAGCTTTGATGACGTGATGAGCGCGATCGCGGCGCTGGAAGCGGAAATCAACTCAGCCTGA
- a CDS encoding DUF1403 family protein codes for MTYAANSFDTLPRMPSWVTSARSETPEDVAFLSGAALSHLHLVLNQDAVPQTLLRARLALRAAEACMTHQGRPERASELRDAVAFLQPGDSPGPAGEVYLSWRRAIERPVSVNALHRALPDLEPEKIATWLDAGQGPPVSRAAAVLQAVIEERPRDLATALLLADAALAQALGWSHLTPLLGLGFKRGDLRKSDEGLRLTCHQAIIAAVAEATRQATDLTRRASRLRAVAPKLRARGAEEAVSQLLTQDAVAPTSLTSLRSDRAARRFCDRLVELGAVRELTGRDTFRLYGV; via the coding sequence ATGACCTATGCCGCTAACAGCTTCGACACACTACCCAGAATGCCGTCTTGGGTCACCTCCGCACGGTCTGAAACCCCTGAAGATGTGGCGTTTTTGTCGGGCGCAGCGCTGAGCCATCTGCATCTTGTGTTGAACCAAGATGCAGTCCCCCAGACCTTGCTCCGGGCGCGTCTGGCGCTGCGCGCGGCGGAGGCATGCATGACACATCAGGGACGCCCGGAACGGGCGTCAGAGTTACGGGATGCGGTTGCGTTTCTGCAGCCCGGCGACAGCCCGGGCCCTGCCGGGGAGGTTTACCTGTCCTGGCGACGGGCCATCGAACGACCTGTGTCAGTCAATGCACTGCACCGCGCGTTGCCTGATCTGGAGCCGGAGAAGATTGCGACCTGGCTCGACGCGGGGCAGGGGCCGCCGGTCTCGCGGGCTGCGGCTGTGCTGCAAGCCGTGATCGAGGAGCGACCTCGCGATCTCGCCACGGCGCTACTATTGGCCGATGCGGCTTTGGCACAGGCGCTTGGATGGTCGCATCTAACGCCGCTTCTGGGGCTCGGTTTCAAGCGCGGCGATCTGCGAAAGTCAGATGAGGGGCTTCGGTTGACCTGCCATCAAGCGATTATCGCGGCGGTTGCGGAAGCGACACGACAGGCCACTGATCTGACGCGACGCGCAAGTCGCTTGCGAGCGGTAGCGCCAAAGCTGAGAGCGAGGGGCGCGGAGGAGGCGGTTTCGCAGTTACTGACACAGGATGCTGTCGCGCCTACATCATTGACATCGCTTCGGTCGGATCGCGCTGCACGTCGGTTTTGCGACCGTCTGGTTGAGCTCGGCGCCGTGCGCGAATTGACGGGGCGAGACACGTTCCGGCTGTATGGGGTCTAG